The Planktothrix tepida PCC 9214 genome window below encodes:
- a CDS encoding type II toxin-antitoxin system HicA family toxin, with translation MPAKVKELEKVARILGFEKVRQKGSHARWQHPDGRATTIPIHGNAEIGGWLLSQILKQMGITETEFNQFRK, from the coding sequence ATGCCAGCTAAAGTTAAAGAGTTAGAAAAAGTTGCCCGAATATTAGGGTTTGAAAAAGTTAGACAGAAAGGAAGTCATGCTCGTTGGCAACATCCAGATGGACGAGCAACAACAATCCCGATTCATGGGAATGCTGAAATAGGTGGTTGGCTGTTGTCCCAAATTTTGAAGCAAATGGGAATTACTGAAACAGAATTTAATCAATTTAGAAAGTAG
- a CDS encoding type II toxin-antitoxin system HicB family antitoxin: MLIAMKILQDYTIVTRPDDNGTFVAYVPAILGCHAWGKSSQEALSELVYVFEMIQEEYQDKGETLPEDVELVVANAS; this comes from the coding sequence ATGCTGATAGCCATGAAGATTTTACAAGACTATACGATTGTTACCCGTCCTGATGATAACGGAACGTTTGTTGCTTATGTTCCAGCAATTTTGGGTTGTCATGCTTGGGGAAAAAGCTCACAAGAAGCTTTATCTGAATTAGTTTATGTTTTTGAAATGATTCAGGAAGAATATCAAGACAAAGGAGAGACATTACCGGAAGATGTTGAGTTGGTGGTTGCTAATGCCAGCTAA